In Drosophila santomea strain STO CAGO 1482 chromosome 3L, Prin_Dsan_1.1, whole genome shotgun sequence, a single window of DNA contains:
- the LOC120448488 gene encoding U6 snRNA-associated Sm-like protein LSm2, with protein sequence MLFYSFFKSLVGKEVVVELKNDLSICGTLHSVDQYLNIKLTDISVTDPDKYPHMLSVKNCFIRGSVVRYVQLPGDEVDTQLLQDAARKEAVVSTR encoded by the exons atg CTCTTTTACTCCTTCTTCAAGTCGCTGGTGGGCAAGGAAGTTGTGGTGGAACTGAAAAACGACCTCAG CATATGTGGCACGCTGCACTCGGTGGACCAGTACCTGAACATCAAGCTGACGGACATCAGTGTCACGGACCCGGACAAGTATCCGCACATGCTGAGCGTCAAGAACTGCTTCATCCGGGGCTCCGTGGTGCGCTACGTGCAGCTGCCGGGCGACGAGGTGGACACCCAGTTGCTGCAGGATGCGGCACGGAAGGAGGCTGTTGTGAGCACGAGATAA